A portion of the Candidatus Methylomirabilota bacterium genome contains these proteins:
- a CDS encoding dihydrolipoamide acetyltransferase family protein, with translation MTVTRVVMPKLSEAMETGRIIKWLKKEGDRVQGGDILAEVETDKADVEMEAFGGGVLRKVLVSAGDRAPVGALVAVIAEPDEDIAGVVAQAPSPVAAPAVAAAQPAPAGTMSDRPAPVPPQPRSEDHVTRIPAPAAAPAGPGTTPVSAPGARDEGRVKASPLARKIAAQSGVDLRLVRGSGPGGRVIRRDVEAARTAVPAQAPAARPAAPGVEYEDRPLTPIRAVIAKRMPMAKAPVPHFYVTAEVAMDRAWELREELNALEGQPRISVNDLVIRACALGLLAHPEVNASFQGESVRVWHRVHLGLAVALDEGLITPVLRDCHAKSLAQIAVEARDLVERARTRKLRSQELSGATFSISNLGMFDVTEFSAIINPPEGAILAVGAVRRVPVVDQDAVTVGRRMAVTLSCDHRVMDGAMAARFLQTVEQLLEEPLRLLV, from the coding sequence ATGACGGTGACCCGGGTGGTCATGCCGAAGCTCTCCGAGGCCATGGAGACCGGTCGCATCATCAAGTGGCTGAAGAAGGAAGGTGACCGGGTCCAGGGCGGCGACATCCTCGCCGAGGTGGAGACCGACAAGGCCGACGTGGAGATGGAGGCGTTCGGGGGCGGTGTCTTGCGCAAGGTGCTGGTGTCGGCCGGCGATCGGGCCCCGGTGGGCGCCCTCGTCGCCGTGATCGCCGAGCCCGACGAGGACATCGCCGGGGTGGTCGCACAGGCGCCCAGCCCGGTGGCCGCGCCGGCGGTCGCTGCGGCTCAGCCGGCTCCGGCGGGAACGATGTCGGACCGGCCGGCGCCCGTGCCGCCCCAGCCGCGGAGCGAGGACCACGTGACCCGCATCCCGGCCCCGGCGGCCGCGCCTGCGGGGCCGGGGACGACGCCGGTGAGCGCCCCTGGGGCACGAGACGAGGGCAGGGTGAAGGCGTCTCCCCTGGCCAGGAAGATCGCCGCTCAGTCGGGTGTGGACCTGCGCCTCGTCCGCGGCTCGGGGCCGGGCGGCCGCGTCATCCGGCGCGACGTCGAGGCGGCGCGGACGGCCGTCCCCGCCCAGGCCCCGGCGGCCCGGCCGGCGGCGCCGGGGGTGGAGTACGAGGACCGGCCGCTGACACCGATCCGCGCCGTCATCGCCAAGCGCATGCCGATGGCCAAGGCACCGGTGCCGCACTTCTACGTCACCGCCGAGGTGGCGATGGACCGGGCCTGGGAGCTCCGCGAGGAACTGAACGCCCTGGAGGGCCAACCCAGGATCTCGGTCAACGATCTCGTCATCCGGGCCTGCGCCCTGGGCCTGCTCGCGCATCCCGAGGTCAACGCCTCGTTCCAGGGTGAGTCGGTTCGCGTCTGGCACCGCGTCCACCTCGGGCTCGCCGTGGCGCTCGACGAGGGATTGATCACCCCGGTCCTCCGTGACTGCCACGCCAAGTCGCTCGCCCAGATCGCCGTGGAGGCGCGGGACCTCGTCGAACGGGCCCGTACGCGCAAGTTGCGGTCCCAGGAGCTGAGCGGTGCCACCTTCTCGATCTCGAATCTGGGCATGTTCGACGTGACGGAGTTTTCGGCGATCATCAATCCCCCCGAAGGGGCCATCCTGGCGGTGGGAGCCGTTCGGCGAGTCCCCGTCGTGGACCAGGACGCTGTCACCGTCGGGCGTCGGATGGCGGTGACGCTGTCCTGCGATCACCGGGTCATGGACGGCGCGATGGCTGCGCGCTTTCTGCAGACGGTCGAGCAGCTGCTCGAAGAGCCGCTGCGACTGCTCGTATGA